The stretch of DNA CACTTTAAAGAAGGACTGTTCCATGGAAAACTTCCAAGTTAAAGATAAAAGCCTTGCACCTCAAGGACATTTACAGATTGAATGGGCAGCTAAACACATGCCCGTACTAAACATCATCAAACAGCGTTTTGAAACCGAAAAGCCTCTCAAAGGTCAAACCCTAGCCGCATGCCTTCACGTCACCAAGGAAACCGCGGTTCTCATTAAAGTGCTCATTGCAGGCGGCGCCAACGTAGCCCTTTGCGGCTCAAACCCGCTTTCAACCCAAGATGACGTAGCCGCGGCGTTGGCAGATAGCGGAGTTCACGTTTTTGCTTGGAGGGGACAGAACACCGAGGATTACTACAAATGCATCCAGAATGTCCTCGAATTCGAACCCACCATAACCATGGATGACGGCGCAGACGTCGTGGGTATGCTGCATAGCAAGCGCAAGGACCTGATTAAAAACTTGAAGGGCGGAACCGAAGAAACCACCACCGGCGTGGTTCGCCTAAAAGCCATGGAGCAGGACGGCAGCCTCAAATACCCCATCGTCGCCGTCAACGACGCCTTCACCAAGTACCTCTTCGATAACCGCTACGGCACCGGGCAAAGCACCATCGACGGCATCCTGCGCGCAACCTCAGTGCTGCTGGCAGGCAAAAACTTCGTCGTCGGAGGATACGGCTGGTGCAGCCGCGGCATCGCCATGCGGGCTCAGGGTATGGGCGCCAACGTGATTGCAACCGAAGTTCAGCCTACCCGCGCGTTGGAGGCAGTTATGAATGGTTTGCGGGTTATGCCCATGTCTGAGGCAGCTCCCATCGGCGACATCTTCGTAACCGCCACCGGCGACATAAACGTCATCCGCAAGGAGCATATGCAGAAGATGAAGGATGGCGCCATCATATGCAACAGCGGCCACTTCAACGTGGAAATCAGCTTAACGGATCTGCAGGCTCTCTCTAAATCTAAACGAACCATGCGCGCCAACATGGAGGAATACACGCTTAAAGACGGCCGACACATCTATTTGCTCGCGGAGGGCAGACTCGTGAACTTATCGGCTGCGGAAGGTCACCCCTCAGAAGTGATGGATATGTCCTTTGCTAATCAGGCGCTGTGCTCGGAGTTCATCGCTAAATCAGATAAGCTTGACACCAAAGTTTACGTGGTGCCCAAGGATATTGACGAGAAGGTTGCTGAGTTGAAGCTGCAGACAATGGGCGTTAAGATCGATGAGCTTACGGATGAACAGAAAAAGTACCTTTCCACATGGGAAATGGGGACAACCTAATCGGTCATGTAACAAAAAACATGACAAACTTTAAATTGATTAAGCGAATACATGGCTACTAAAGTGGTGAATCACTAAATGGTAAGCAAAGATCAAGGAATAGGTGGAGCAATCCTCGCAGTCTGCGTCATCGTCGCTGTACTTTACATAGTTGCACTATTTGGTTATCCATGGATAGTGTCCACGTTGAATTGGACATGGCTACCAAGCACTGCTGCCGTATCATATTGGCTTATAGCTGCGCCAGTATTCATCGCGTTCGTCGCAATCCTCTTCATAGGCGCATGGATCGGCTGGACAATGGCAACAACCCCCCCGCCCAAGCCAATCGAAGAAATCACAACTGAAATCGAAGACAAAAAAGAAGAAACAGCCACCAACAAAACTAAATAATCCTCCTTTTACATTTCATCCTTTTTCCTTTTAGTTTTTTTCATCAAACCAAAAGCATGAGACGCCGATTGTCCGCCAAAACTAGGTTTCGTCCCGCATTCTCTTAAGCATACACTCAACGATGCTCTGGCACAACATGCAATCCTCTGGAATCTGCTCCTTCTGCGTCCTCTCACTTAAGTAGCCCATATGGAACTTGCACTCCGACGGATTGCCTGTACTTTTTTCACTTTGCTTTTTCTGGGTTGATTCTTCTTTAAGGGGGGCCTGCGGTAGTTCTATGGTGGGTTCCTCAATCTTGGTTAGGCAGAATGGGCAGGCATAGTAGGGCTCGGTGGGGTCTGCTTGGAGGTTCAGCGTTTTAAGGGGTGCCGTGAATGTCTGCTGGCAAGAAGGGTTCTGGCAAACAAAATTTTTCTTCTCACCCGTACTCATCACTCACCATTCCTGTGGGTATAGACGCTGGGGCTTATAGTTTTGATGAAGCTAAAATATTGATTCTTCCTCTTCAACCTCGCAGGATTGGCTAGGAGACGCCAGCTTATGCAGCGCATCCGCGCCCTCAGCGTAGCCGCTTGCAACCAGCACATCCCCCACCTGAATCCTGGTGTCTTTGCGTGGACGCAGACAGCGGTTATCACGCTTAATCACCAGCACCCACATTCCGGTTTCATCGTGGACCCGCACTTCCCGCAGGGTCCTGCCGACCAGCGGCGAATCAGCGGCGACGCAGGCTTGTTCAACGGTTTCCTCAGCTTCCTCGATGGCTAACTTGAGAATCGGATGGGGCTCCACTCCACGCAGAACCACCTCAGCCATGTCGGCGGCGGCATCAGCTATTTTCTCGGTTGCGATGCCAAGGCGGATTAACCCCAGAAAACCTGAGGCTTCCTCTTTCTTAAAGCCGCTTGTCAAAGCCAGCAATTCAAAGTCAGTGTGTAACGTGTCCATGCGTTCCTCTAGCTGCTCAACTTCTTCAGCTAACTCTTTGCTGTTTAACATAAGTGAGGAGT from Candidatus Bathyarchaeota archaeon encodes:
- a CDS encoding adenosylhomocysteinase, whose translation is MENFQVKDKSLAPQGHLQIEWAAKHMPVLNIIKQRFETEKPLKGQTLAACLHVTKETAVLIKVLIAGGANVALCGSNPLSTQDDVAAALADSGVHVFAWRGQNTEDYYKCIQNVLEFEPTITMDDGADVVGMLHSKRKDLIKNLKGGTEETTTGVVRLKAMEQDGSLKYPIVAVNDAFTKYLFDNRYGTGQSTIDGILRATSVLLAGKNFVVGGYGWCSRGIAMRAQGMGANVIATEVQPTRALEAVMNGLRVMPMSEAAPIGDIFVTATGDINVIRKEHMQKMKDGAIICNSGHFNVEISLTDLQALSKSKRTMRANMEEYTLKDGRHIYLLAEGRLVNLSAAEGHPSEVMDMSFANQALCSEFIAKSDKLDTKVYVVPKDIDEKVAELKLQTMGVKIDELTDEQKKYLSTWEMGTT